CGCGGCGTCATGATGGCGTTGACCTTCCGCTCCCCGAGCCAGAACGCGTTCTCGATGATCTCCTGCTCGGCCGGCTCGATGACGCCGGCGCGCAGTCCCTGGGCGATCATCATGTCGATGTCCTCCTCGCTGATCTCCTCGCCATCGTTCTGCTTCACGCGCAGGAGCCGCAGGAGGAAGTCGGTGGAGGCGCCGAGGAAGAAGACGAGGGGGCGCGTGAGCGCCGCGAGGAAGCCCATCACGCCGGCGAGGCGCATGGCCATGCGCTCGGGGTCGTTCAGGCCGATGCGCTTGGGGACGAGCTCACCGACCACGATCGAGAAGTAGGAGATCAGTACGACGACGACGGCGAACGCGACCGGCTGCGCGACGTCCCGGAGCCAGGCGATGCGCCCCAGCACGTCGGCGAGGGGCCCGGACAGCGCCGCGCCGCCGAAGGCGCCGGAGAAGACGGTCACGAGGGTCACGCCGACCTGCACCGTGGAGAGGAAGTTGTTGGGGTTCTCGGCGAGGGCGAGGGCGCGCTTGGCGTTCGCGTCGCCGCCCTCCGCCTTCTGCTGGAGACGGAGCTTGTTGGCCGAGACCACGGCGATCTCGGCCATGGCGAGCACCCCGTTGGCCAGGGTGAGCAGCAAGAGGATGAGTACGCTCAACACGCTTGGGCAACTATACGCACTCACGTGGCCGGGGCCGTGCGACGACCGGGATACGCCGCCCCTGACGTGAGGGCGGCCGTCCGGGAACGGGACAGTTGTACTTTCGTCGGAACCATTCCGATGGCTAGCCTCATGGTGTCGCGGCCGGTCGGCCGCCGAGAAAGGACTGCCATGCCGGCGAGGAGACGCCCCACCCTAATCGTCACGTTGCTAACGATCCTGAGCCTCACCCTGGCCGCCAACGCCACCGCTCAAGGGGGCGACGCGCAAGGCGACCAGCTCCTGCGGACGGCGCAGGCGCTCTTCGCTCCTCTGCCAGACGTCGCCGCCAACCCCGAGAACCCCGTCACGGAGGCCAAGGTCGAGCTCGGCAAGATGCTCTACTACGAGCCCCGCCTCTCCCTCTCCGGCGTGTTCTCCTGCAACAGCTGCCACAACATCGCCACGTACGGCGTCGACAACCTCGAGACGGCCACCGGCCACGGCTGGGCCCAGGGCCCGCGCAACTCGCCGACCGTCATGAACGCCGCACTGCAGGCGTCGCAGTTCTGGGACGGCCGCGCCAAGGACGTCGAGGAGCAGGCGGGCGGCCCCATCCTCAACCCGATCGAGATGGGCATCCCGTCCCAGGAGTTCGCCATCGCGCGGCTCTCCTCCATCCCGCAGTACGCCGAGCTCTTCGCCATGGCCTTCCCCGACCAGGCCGAGCCGCTCGTGTACGCGAACGTCGCCAACGCCATCGGCGCCTTCGAGCGCACCCTCATCA
This is a stretch of genomic DNA from Trueperaceae bacterium. It encodes these proteins:
- a CDS encoding hemolysin family protein, whose translation is MLSVLILLLLTLANGVLAMAEIAVVSANKLRLQQKAEGGDANAKRALALAENPNNFLSTVQVGVTLVTVFSGAFGGAALSGPLADVLGRIAWLRDVAQPVAFAVVVVLISYFSIVVGELVPKRIGLNDPERMAMRLAGVMGFLAALTRPLVFFLGASTDFLLRLLRVKQNDGEEISEEDIDMMIAQGLRAGVIEPAEQEIIENAFWLGERKVNAIMTPRPEVAWLDVEASPSDVLEQVRDEPHGRYLVCEGDLDQVVGFVAVRDLFAGELSGADLDLRSVMRKPLMVPETLPILALLNNFRESRTHFAVVLDEYGGVEGIVTLSDILEELVGDILPPGSEDAPEVVELGDGAWRIQGSIHVDDLVDELGLQDEVVPEGAGYQTLGGLLADRLGRVPQVGDETVWNGFRFVVEEMDGLRVDWVVVTRVVEEDASGE
- a CDS encoding cytochrome-c peroxidase, which gives rise to MPARRRPTLIVTLLTILSLTLAANATAQGGDAQGDQLLRTAQALFAPLPDVAANPENPVTEAKVELGKMLYYEPRLSLSGVFSCNSCHNIATYGVDNLETATGHGWAQGPRNSPTVMNAALQASQFWDGRAKDVEEQAGGPILNPIEMGIPSQEFAIARLSSIPQYAELFAMAFPDQAEPLVYANVANAIGAFERTLITPARFDTYLAGDQSALSDLEKTGLQTFISYGCAGCHSGTTVGGNSLQRFGVVESYWEATREFVTIDTPTMGMDVGRFAVTHETQDLYIFKVPTLRNITRTYPYFHDGSVWDLRDATQIMARVQLGRELTDEDLDALMAFYATLEGEIPAYALQLPVLPASTTETAKPQH